Proteins encoded together in one Amphiprion ocellaris isolate individual 3 ecotype Okinawa chromosome 14, ASM2253959v1, whole genome shotgun sequence window:
- the spry4 gene encoding protein sprouty homolog 4 has protein sequence MESRVPHHIPGVSSSLISQPLLDSRVPYGRLQHPLTIYPIDQIKSSHVENDYIDSPAVVSQQPPSQKSANRRITWLGQNQEAFLGANHNHHHNHQHQPHQQGRCEPHPHQDSTTHPWISFSGRPSSISSSSSTSSDQRLLDHAAPTPTVDHHPNLHPHQAPVNTITTRTTGCFTSSESKVLTSSSSASSCSSSSKSLDLKSAKIPVGGVCPTGGQQGLALIPSSPAEKKHLLLCEHCGKCRCTECTLPRTLPSCWVCNQECLCSAQSLVDTATCMCLVKGIFYHCTEDEDDEGSCADKPCSCSQANCCARWSFMAALSFVLPCLVCYLPAMGLAKLGQKCYDNVSRPGCRCKNSQGGVSVPVCKNGGMEAKAGTLEKQQQGS, from the coding sequence ATGGAGTCCAGGGTTCCCCACCACATCCCCGGAGTGTCCTCCTCCCTCATATCCCAGCCTCTGCTGGACAGTCGAGTGCCCTACGGCCGTCTTCAGCACCCTCTCACCATTTACCCCATTGACCAGATAAAGTCGTCGCACGTGGAGAACGACTACATCGACAGCCCGGCCGTTGTCTCCCAGCAGCCCCCGAGCCAGAAGTCTGCGAACCGAAGAATCACCTGGCTGGGTCAGAATCAGGAGGCCTTCCTTGGGGCAAACCACAACCATCATCACAATCACCAACACCAGCCCCACCAGCAGGGCAGGTGCGAGCCACACCCACACCAGGACTCCACCACCCACCCTTGGATTTCCTTCAGTGGAAGACCCAGCtctatcagcagcagcagcagcacttcgTCCGATCAGAGGCTGTTGGATCACGCTGCGCCCACCCCGACGGTGGACCACCACCCAAACTTGCACCCCCACCAGGCCCCTGTCAACACAATCACAACCCGAACTACAGGCTGCTTCACTTCCTCTGAATCTAAGGtcctcacctcctcttcctctgcttcctcttgctcctcctcttctaaATCGCTAGACCTCAAGTCTGCAAAGATACCCGTGGGAGGCGTGTGCCCCACTGGGGGTCAGCAGGGGTTGGCGTTGATCCCTTCCTCCCCGGCTGAGAAGAAGCACCTCCTTCTCTGCGAGCACTGCGGGAAGTGCCGGTGCACAGAGTGTACGCTCCCCCGAACCCTACCCTCTTGCTGGGTCTGCAACCAGGAGTGCCTGTGCTCTGCTCAGAGCCTGGTGGATACAGCCACCTGCATGTGCCTGGTCAAAGGGATCTTCTACCACTGCACGGAGGACGAGGACGACGAGGGCTCCTGTGCCGACAAGCCCTGCTCGTGCTCCCAGGCCAACTGCTGCGCACGCTGGTCCTTCATGGCTGCCCTTTCTTTTGTCCTGCCTTGCCTGGTCTGCTATCTGCCAGCCATGGGTCTGGCTAAACTGGGACAGAAGTGTTATGACAATGTTAGCAGGCCCGGCTGCCGCTGCAAGAACTCACAGGGCGGCGTGAGTGTCCCAGTGTGTAAAAATGGAGGCATGGAAGCAAAAGCTGGGACActagagaagcagcagcaggggtCATGA